The nucleotide sequence CCGCGATATTGCTCGGCGCGCAGCCGTCGTGGGATCCGTCAGACTGGGCTGGGATCATCACCACACACTCTTCGCTGCGCGCGCAGTTGAATCGTGCGCGGAACAAGGGTGTGAGCGTTGCGTTGTGGCCGTCGGACCGGGCTGAGCATAATCCCGAGCTCAAGACGTTGCTTCAGGAATGGCTGGGGACGCGAGGGTTGCCGCCGCTGCATTTCTTGGTCGAGCCGGAGACGTTGGGGAATCTTCGGGATCGACGGGTGTTTGTCGCTACGCGCGACGGAGTGCCGGTGGGGTTTCTGGTTGCGTCACCGATACCGGCTCGGCGCGGCTGGCTCACCGAACAGTTCGTGAGGGGGCATGGGGCGCCGAATGGGACTGCGGAGCTGATGATTGACAGCGCTGTACGGTGGGTGGCGGAGCAGAGGGCTGACTATGTGACGCTGGGACTGGCGCCGTTGTCGACGAGGGGTGGGGATCTTACCAGTCACTCACTTTTGATTCAGATTGGATTCAAGTGGGTGCGGGCGCATGGGCGGCGGTTTTACAACTTCGAGGGGTTGGATTCCTTTAAAGCGAAGTTTGCGCCGGAGAGGTGGGAGGCGGTGTTTGCTCTTGCGAACGAGTCTCGATTCTCGGTGCGATCGCTGTATGCGATAGGATCGGCGTTTACACAGGGGAGGCCGTTTAAGACGATTGCACGCGGGCTGATTCAAGCCGCGAGACAGGAGTTGCGGTGGTTGCACCGAACCAACTGATACGCTTGGCATGCGGCCCGGTCACTGGAGACAGGGCTAAGCTACAGGTGGTTGCTACTCTAGATTCATGGGGTTCAAAAAGCCTAAAGTT is from Gemmatimonadota bacterium and encodes:
- a CDS encoding DUF2156 domain-containing protein; this translates as MSAVMTPSAQSGAEYDRARELVLEYGWNSTAYQILNPGFELWFSRLHPAVVGYVRAGGRRVVGGAPVAADADLRDVAEEFERDSRAAGAGVVYFGAEERLDALYRGTKTHTAILLGAQPSWDPSDWAGIITTHSSLRAQLNRARNKGVSVALWPSDRAEHNPELKTLLQEWLGTRGLPPLHFLVEPETLGNLRDRRVFVATRDGVPVGFLVASPIPARRGWLTEQFVRGHGAPNGTAELMIDSAVRWVAEQRADYVTLGLAPLSTRGGDLTSHSLLIQIGFKWVRAHGRRFYNFEGLDSFKAKFAPERWEAVFALANESRFSVRSLYAIGSAFTQGRPFKTIARGLIQAARQELRWLHRTN